GTCTGTATATAATGTCTTCCTCATACTCTGTAGGCTACCTGATAAGTTCTTGAAACATTACATTTCCCCTTTAAAGTTGAGATTGATTTTACTACCTCTCTGGGCAGATTTCTGAGCACATACAGTACTGTTGAATGAAAATTATGTACACCATATAGATTACATTGTACAGTTACAGCTCTCATTTAGCAACCTTTCCTCAGAAATAAAGAGCAGAAAGTTAAATGAATGTGTCAACCTCCAGGTGAGAGCAACAAGAATATTTAGCAACATTTGCTCAGATATTTGCTCAAAAATTAGCTCAGAAAGGAAgtaaaaatgtttgttttctgGTCATTTGAGATTCCTGCTTCTCAAACTTCAACAATATGCAAAACCAGATATTGAATAGTAAAAACTGGGATTCTAGTATTGCACAATGATCCTGATCACGGAACTTCAGACCATGCTTGGTCCAATAAGGGCTCTCTTTCACGTCATTTTATCCATCCTACTACAACTACACCAAGCATCAAACCACTGTGAGTAACACATTAAGACAACTAGCATTTGCTCAAGGACCGTACTCAGTGTAATATTGACACTACAAATGCAATGCTTGCTTTGCAGAGATTTTGCATGATATTAGTTGCACATTCTACATGCAGGTTGACCAAATTTATGTTGGAAACAGTTCGTTTTCAAAGTAGCCTAACAAATGTATTATATTACTGTTGAGAACTGTTCCATGGATCGGTACACAACAAATACTTAAATCATGTGGCTTTGTGTCCAATTAAATCAGAGGACaaagatatacacacacaacataattTACATAAGTTCTAATGAAGCCTAGAACGTCCTGTTTAAAAAGCAAAACAGACAAGCACTCTGGGCATACACTATTCAGAGCTTATAACTATAGATGCTCAAAGTAGGCTACAAAGTAGGCTGATAACATCTTTATTTGCTGTAATGACAATGAGCAAGTGCCTAACAAATTACCTTGTTTGCATTGTCTGCAAAGTCCCTGAGAGAAAGACATCTGACTGGAGTGTGATCAGGAAGATATGGAGGTGGAACTTTGCAATTCCTCTATGTTTAAAAAATCTGAACTGGTAAAATGTGGTCTTTTTTCTGTTCCTTCAACACCATTCACAGCTATCCTTTTCAGAATCAATAGTGGTCTAACTCATATGTTACTACTGATGTCATTGTTACTACTGATGTACATTCATGAAGATAATACAATACAGCACTATATAATTTGCAATATAACCATTTGACAATGGGGTCGTTGATTTTGTTTTTGATCAAATACATCATAAATATAACAGTAGTCTACTATAGAGTAAGTACATTGTGATAGTCTGTTGGAAGAGGGAATGAAGAATTATGCAGCCCATAACATTATAAACATGACAGGTGAAAGATTGCTTTGTTACACTGCATTTAAACATGTAGGTTAATTACCCCTTAATAAGggcactgtaatgtaaagtgtttgtGAATTTGTGAGTTTTAATAACCTTCTTACCTGGCATCTGTGTAAGAGACATCCAGCCAGTCACCGACCTCATTCTTTAAGTACGGGGAGTTGGGATAGGGCATCCTCCCTAGCATCCCGCCCGGGTACCACTGCTCAGAAGTTGGCCGCTCTCTGCGCACCAGACCACCACCCCGCTCATATTCATAAGGGTTACAAATGAACCCGGAGTCTGGTCCCGCACTGTATGGATTCATACCCTGCCTCTGTCCATATTGTGTGTTGTCATTGTCATTATACCCATTGTACTGAGAGCCCCATGACGTTCCGGCAGGTTCATTACTAATGGCCTCATATTTTATCTTGACACTGTACTGTTGTTGTAAGTAGTCAGCATATTTGTCCTCCATTGTTTCTCCAGTTTCACAGACATGAGTTGGGATGACATGAGACGAGATTCTGTCTGGGTCAGTTTGACTGAAGTGTGCCAAGTGTGCTGGCAACAGTGGGTCAAAATGACAAGATGCAGAGCGTGCTCTTGTACTCAGAGAATTCTCTGTTTCTTTTGAAGTCGGGTCATCACTCTTTTCATTCAGTCTAAATTCCTGTTCACCTGTGGATGGATGTCTGGAGCTAAGGTGCTCCATGGTCGCCACTTCTTCTGTAAGGTCATTTGCTGGGGAACTTTTAAACATCTCAACTCGTGTATCACTTTGTAGTGGCCTGGCATTGCGCTCACTAGGGCATTTGTATTCTGTAATGGAGACGTTTTCTTCAGCTCCAGAACAATTCAATAGAGGCACCTGAAACAAATAGTTGCCTTGACTTTGGTCATTTGCACTGGATGGTGCGTAATTAGGTCCCAGGTCATTCATCTCATTCAAGTCCATGGTCAATCCCAGCGACACAGAGACAGCGTTGCAGAGCTCCCTCGCCGTTTCTGATATGGTTGTGCAGGCAGAATTGGAACAACTGTTCGCCACACGGGCGTAACTGTTAGGACTTAACTCCACTCCGTGATGGGGCACAGCTGGTTGACAGCACTGTTGTTTAGTGTTGCAGGCTAACGGTCCAGGACGACCGGATCCGTATCCATTCGCGTTTGGATAGTCTAATTCGTTCACAGAGGAAAACCCGGTTTTGTTTCCTGTTGAGCTTTTGGCAAAATGGATACGTCTTGCATCCGATTCGAGTGTCCTGGAAAAACTAATGCTGTCATCTTCCCTCACTTCAATGTCAGAATTGCGAGCCGTCCCTGACGATATTTCTTTTCGGGGTGATTGCCGGTTAGTTTGGCGCATCTCCCAGGGGTGTTTATTCTGCATGAAACTGTACGAACTAGAAAAGTCCAAGGTTTCGGTGACAGTAGTGTTACTAGGCAGTGTAGCTTTCACGTTGTGGAAAACGTTTTGGAAAGGTCCGCGAAAAACTATGTTTGGGGAGTCACAAACTCCTCCTAATCCAACTGGAATCTCCATAGTCCAAAAAAAGGCGTTTACGCTGATAGGCCGTCAGAGTTGAAAAAATGTTTAAGAAAACGGAATTGATCAAGTAGGCCACATTAATAAGAATTTAAAGCCATAGCCCTATTCCAGTTAACAAAACAATGAGGCAATAATTAGACTGAGCCTAAAAAAAAATAGGAGGATTGCCCTATTGCGTAATTGAACAGTTTTTTTGTCAGAAGTTTGTAGCCTAAACCACACGCTATTTACCCAGTTTATATAAAAACGTTTATGAAAACGAATATTTCGTTATTTCATGAATAAAACATTTGATTCACATTTTGCTCACGGATCCATACATTTTGACATATAGCCAGCAGAAATATCCTTCATGACAGATTTGCGCTCACCATTCATGAAGGCGAAAATGAAACTGCCTGAAGTGATGAGTTCTGTCGATGGACTATAATCGTGTTTTTTCTTCCTCTTGAGAGTGCAATGGTAAAAATTGTCTGTGTCCAATATGGCAAATGCGTTGCCGGAGAGAAGCGCTGCCTGTTTCACCTATGAAACTCCTCCAGTTGGCCTATCCTAAAGTTTAATATTCATTTAAAGGTTATAGCCTACAAACGAGTGAAGCACCTACAAAAGTTATCAAACAACTGAACACCCCGATAGAACAGTTGAATGCTTGGTTTTAAGAATGTTTGGTTTGCTGCAAATTTGTGTATGGACGAAGTTCGCTTCCAAAGTCCTTGAGTTCCTTTTTGCCGTCAGCCTTTGAGTTTGGCAACATTCCCTAGTGACGAAATAATACATTCCTTGGATTAAGGCCAGTAGGCATACATAGAGTCATTCAAAATATATCGATAGAAGTAGTCTAGACAGTCAATGTGAATATTAAATATGAAAATCATGCAATTACTTACTTTAGATACGGTTGAAATCGGGACCAACCCACAGTAGCCTATAACAAAAAGGTTAGAGTTGGCTGAGTCGGTGTCGTGGACATGCAGTGGCAGAGCACAGGTCTAATTTTGCCATTATGCATGATGATACATCACTGCTCATCATGCAATGCTTGTAGCTACTAAAAATACATGGCGTTTACAACTGCCACCCCCACAGGCTTACATCGCTGACACAGTTATCCAAAACAACTTTCATCCACTCTCCTTAGGCAGTAGCAGGTTGCTCACAAGAGCAACAAGAGCAACAGCATTAGTGCCACCTGGGATAAGACTCCATCCAACTGGAACATAACTGGTCCAACATGCTCACGCAAAAGGTTTTCCCTAAATGCAGAGTGCATGGGCCAATATATGTATTTACTAAAACATAGATTGTTGTATAACAAAACATTTAATAATTCCTCATCAAACATCATAATGATTTACCTATATGAACACCCTTTGATTATGTaatgtaataactatgtaaatGTCATCTAATGTGTCAAAAAACACAAGAGAAATGAGCACACACAACAAATATTAAAATAACATTCTTGCAAAGGTTAATTTCATTGATAGTGTAGGCCTAATAGATACAAAATACAAGAGAGGATGGTTTGGGAGTAAATACTTCTA
Above is a genomic segment from Oncorhynchus masou masou isolate Uvic2021 chromosome 12, UVic_Omas_1.1, whole genome shotgun sequence containing:
- the LOC135550520 gene encoding androgen receptor-like isoform X2, translated to MEIPVGLGGVCDSPNIVFRGPFQNVFHNVKATLPSNTTVTETLDFSSSYSFMQNKHPWEMRQTNRQSPRKEISSGTARNSDIEVREDDSISFSRTLESDARRIHFAKSSTGNKTGFSSVNELDYPNANGYGSGRPGPLACNTKQQCCQPAVPHHGVELSPNSYARVANSCSNSACTTISETARELCNAVSVSLGLTMDLNEMNDLGPNYAPSSANDQSQGNYLFQVPLLNCSGAEENVSITEYKCPSERNARPLQSDTRVEMFKSSPANDLTEEVATMEHLSSRHPSTGEQEFRLNEKSDDPTSKETENSLSTRARSASCHFDPLLPAHLAHFSQTDPDRISSHVIPTHVCETGETMEDKYADYLQQQYSVKIKYEAISNEPAGTSWGSQYNGYNDNDNTQYGQRQGMNPYSAGPDSGFICNPYEYERGGGLVRRERPTSEQWYPGGMLGRMPYPNSPYLKNEVGDWLDVSYTDARFEGGRDHMFPMEFFFPPQRTCLICADEASGCHYGALTCGSCKVFFKRAAEGKQKYLCASRNDCTIDKLRRKNCPSCRLRKCFEAGMTLGARKLKKIGQLKSPEEDLPNQGPTDAIQCVSPQSGLTFHSQLVFLNILESIEPEVVNAGHDHCQPDSAAVLLTSLNELGERQLVKVVKWAKGMPGFRNLHVDDQMTVIQHSWMGVMVFGLGWRSYKNVNARMLYFAPDLVFNDHRMHISSMFEHCIRMRHLSQQFVLLQVTQEEFLCMKALLLFSIIPVDGLKSQKYFDELRLTYINELDRVINYGRKSNCSQRFYQLTRLMDSLQPAQSLPTKVSFPEMIAEIISVHVPKILAGLAKPILFHK
- the LOC135550520 gene encoding androgen receptor-like isoform X1 produces the protein MEIPVGLGGVCDSPNIVFRGPFQNVFHNVKATLPSNTTVTETLDFSSSYSFMQNKHPWEMRQTNRQSPRKEISSGTARNSDIEVREDDSISFSRTLESDARRIHFAKSSTGNKTGFSSVNELDYPNANGYGSGRPGPLACNTKQQCCQPAVPHHGVELSPNSYARVANSCSNSACTTISETARELCNAVSVSLGLTMDLNEMNDLGPNYAPSSANDQSQGNYLFQVPLLNCSGAEENVSITEYKCPSERNARPLQSDTRVEMFKSSPANDLTEEVATMEHLSSRHPSTGEQEFRLNEKSDDPTSKETENSLSTRARSASCHFDPLLPAHLAHFSQTDPDRISSHVIPTHVCETGETMEDKYADYLQQQYSVKIKYEAISNEPAGTSWGSQYNGYNDNDNTQYGQRQGMNPYSAGPDSGFICNPYEYERGGGLVRRERPTSEQWYPGGMLGRMPYPNSPYLKNEVGDWLDVSYTDARFEGGRDHMFPMEFFFPPQRTCLICADEASGCHYGALTCGSCKVFFKRAAEGKQKYLCASRNDCTIDKLRRKNCPSCRLRKCFEAGMTLGARKLKKIGQLKSPEEDLPNQGPTDAIQCVSPQSGLTFHSQLVFLNILESIEPEVVNAGHDHCQPDSAAVLLTSLNELGERQLVKVVKWAKGMPGFRNLHVDDQMTVIQHSWMGVMVFGLGWRSYKNVNARMLYFAPDLVFNDHRMHISSMFEHCIRMRHLSQQFVLLQVTQEEFLCMKALLLFSIIPVDGLKSQKYFDELRLTYINELDRVINYGRKSNCSQRFYQLTRLMDSLQPIVRKLQQFTFDLFIQAQSLPTKVSFPEMIAEIISVHVPKILAGLAKPILFHK